CgaaggaaggagaaaaaaatcCAAATTACGAGACTCCAGACAATCCTTAACCTGACTtaggggggggagggggaatCTCGCTTCGAGGAGACAAAAAGCTGGAGAGTAACAAGGCAAGATGGACCTCAACGAGCCGTGACCTCGCGCGCCCAGCGAGACACGCAAGGTGAGGAGACTTGAGCCTGGACGCCACACGAACGCTTTAGAGGAGAGAATTCCACTCCACTAGGAAGAGACAAAGAGAAACGCTTTCTCACGTTCGTAGTGTTTCTCTCAAACTCGCAAAGGCCTGTGTGCGTTGATTCATCTCGCGCTCCTCGAGTCAACCGACCCGCCAGCCAGCGTGACCAGCGGACTCAATGCACACGAGCGCCTCTAAACTCTGTCTGCTGTACATATCTTCCCGTTGCCTCTTTGAGCcgcctcttttttctgcctcttctctttcttctcgtctcctcAGTTCGTGGGCTcgtgttttctcttcttccgatTTCACGAGAGACCGTTCCACTGACTTCTCGTTGCTCCGCCACGCTGTCTCCCGtcctggcggcgcagcgtgTGTCTTTGCGAGGTCTTCCGTCTAGAATTTTTTGACGCCTCCCGTCTGTTCACACTTTTGCTTTGATGGCAGCATTTTAACGCAAATTTTAAAATTTTTTTGGTATTGGAAGGACCTCTGCAAGACTCGATGCCTTCCCTCATGTCGCGCCGCTCACCTGTGTTTGTCGCGACTTcgcgcagcgcacgcgcgagtATCACCAGTAGAGGCaacgagaggagaagaacaggttcagagagaaggcaatcgacgacgcagaaagaCGCCATTGAAAGGCTAGTTTTTCCCCTCTTGTAttttctcctcgcttcttcatctccctcgcggctcgagctgcatgcatgcaactcggtgctggaggcgcgaccgAGGGCGCCTTTCCGCTCGTGAAAAAGCATTTTTctgtcctcctctctctctctctcatcttctctgtctctgtcatCTTCTCTCTTCACTCCAGCTCCAACAGCTGGCTGGACCAACGACGAGAGAATAGTCTGGCGGGCTTGGCGAGGAGCTGGACGGAGaacgaagaagccgcggcaggATAGGGCAGAGGGTGAAGCTTTCCACATCGGGGCGAATTATAGAGAGAGAACAATCGAGCAGACCCGGGCGAAAGGTAAATTCGCTTTCCTCTGTTACGTTACTCTGCAGTTTTTAGTTGCTGTTTCTCTCCTCACTCCGCCTCGGCATCCCCGCGTCCACCCGCGTACCGAAGACGCACGTCCGACACGCACCATTCTATCTCTTTGAGTATATTTGTATTTATgagtatatgtatatctatgtaAACGCATATGTATTCTATTTATATGGGTCTgtgtgcacatgcatgcttTTGAGGCGATGAGTACGCCCTCAGAAGAAGgattttccttctcttctgaCCTGTTGGTCCCTCAGGTCTAGAGTCAGCTTCGTCGTCTCGACCCGTCCCTTCCTCGTGTTTTCCTGTTTTTCTCTTGCTTCCTGgtttttctctgtcttcctcttttttcgtcttctctgtcttttttttgtctCAAGACAATGCTGGTCACTCACGtcccgcggcgtgcgcgcctgcagagcgtCGCCCCTTcaaagacgaggagaggcttcctctcttcttcttcttcttctctcctgtctccgctctctccttccctcccttcttcttcttctgcagatGGAGGTCGACCTGctcggcctctgctgcgtctctccgcccccTCCTCGTCCGTCGCGttgtctgcttcttctgtcccttctcctttctcttcgctttcttctccttcttctctctcttctttttctcttccggGAGGGAAGGAGGTCCGGCGCTTCATTGGCGTGATGGCTTCGCTGTCGTCAGGGCAAATGACCACGCGGGAGTACGAAGAGGCCTTCTTGCCAAGGCGCCTCAAGCGCATCAAGGTAAACAtggcgagagaaagagacaaaaATATAGAGAAGACACCATCCCGGCAACTTGCTTCTGAAGAGGCAAGGCAACGTGCAGGAGTCTTGAGATGGATCCTTCGTCTCTTACTTTTAAGCAGGCCACCGAAGAGGGGCGAACAAGCGATATGATTTCTCGTTTTTTTCCTCTCGTCAGCACCGTTTGTCGagttgtttttctctcttggcGCTCAAATTATcactttttcctctcttttttctgggTTTTTTCCGATTTTCAGGTCTTcagttcgcctcctccgagTGAACTCCCTGCGCACTTCCACAAGCGCCTTGACCACGCGTACTCCAACCCGCGCTCTATCCTCAAGTCCGTGCAAATGACAGGAAACAAAGAACGAGAAAATGAAAAGAGGAGGGGTGCTCAGCCGCAGCGTGTTACTCAGAGGCAGAAAACGACCCTCCACCACGCAGAGCTGCAGGGCGAGGGGGGCGCTGCCGGGCTTTCAAGAGAAGCCTGATGATCTCTCTTCGGCGCGTTTACGCGGATCGAGCTGAACTGGTGGACAAGTCAGAGAGTTTTTCGCACTCCTCTGTGACTCAAACAGCTGCAACTTTAACGCCATATTCTCACAAAGATCTGGAAGTCTCTACATTTATCTGTTACTtctgtttttcgttttttctgttgTTTTAGGTTGTATCGGCAATACATGAGGAAGGACGACCAGCCTGCTTACGACTGGCTCGTGCGCTGCTTCTGTCAGCTTGGAAACACCTTCGGGTTTAATTCTTTCTGGTGCGTGTTTTTCGGTAAAAGAGGAAAATTAGCGGGGCCGAGCAGCGTGTTTTTTTGCGGCGGGGCGAGCTTCGCGGCGTTTCGAAGTTCTTTTCGCCGCAGGAACGAGCTTTTCAGACCTCCGTCTTCAAcctccggcgtcgctgtctttTTCTTGTCCCTTCCAGCGGCTgacttctttctcctctgctgcgtcagGACTCGAAGCGAAGCGCCGTAGGTCCTTCTCCGCggtctcttcttttccgttTCTCCGATCACCCAGACATTTGTTTGTGTATTTGAGTTCCAGTTTTTCGAGGCGACTCGAGAGACTTTTTCTCTCTGGCCGTGCGTTATTCTTCTTCGCAGGGCGACGAAAGACAAGCAGGTGATCCACGCACTGCCGAGCTTCAAATTCCTCGTCTACGATTTGATCGAGCGGAAGCACCTTATTCAGGTGAGTGGACGATGAATGCCTTTCTCTCGCCACGTGAATCCACACCGAAAtgtctcgcctcctccctcctctgttGGCTCTTTCGCTCTGGCGGTGCTGCGAaaatatgcatgcatgcgtgcacgTGACCATATACAAACACAAATATACCTAttaaacatatatatatatattatacaTAGgtacatttatatatatatgtagtcCTCGCACATATGTGGAAAACGGCGTATTCATGTGGATCTTCCGTCTCGTCGCACTGCTGTAGGAGGGCGATCCTGCGCGCAGCGTTTCATCTCCGTTCGGCATCCGATGTCTgcggtctcctctgcgtgtcttttttctctgcgccgtgATGCGTGGCCTCGTTGCATCGCTCTTTTTCCtgccttttttttcgctttccaGCCGCAGCAAGTTCCTCGCTTGCTCTATGCTCTGGCGTGCCTGGAGTACCGCTCTTGGCACCTGCTGCCCACGCTGCTGGAGCACGTGGAGGCGAACTTGCAGGTGAGAAAACTTTCAAAAATTTATTTGAAATCTGAAAAGAAAATGCAAGAAACACTGCAGATCGGGGGCGGTAGAGACTTTCGACCGTGCCTTCAGATTTTCttttcgcgtccgccgctctGTGGTCCCGCAGAAGTGGAGAACGCCTACCCTCGCGAACTTGGCGCTTACACTCTCGCTGATGGGTGTCGGCGACGACAAGCCGGGTGAGAGCAGGAGAATGAGGTCGGTCTCGAGGCGAGTCCGATAGGAATCGGATGTGCAACGCAAAATGAACGACTTAGCAGAGAGAAGGTGCaggtctctgcggctgctcgcgcatgcacaccggacagagcgcacgcgcggcctGAACTCGCtttctccgtcgctctctcgctgcgaAGCGAAGAGTCGAAGGCCAGAATCAGGAGACGCTGCCAGCGGataaacgacaaggaggGGAAACGCGTGCTGGGGACAAGGAGATTGAGGTGCGCGTGCTTGCTGGGTTACAGGCAACTACGTAGTTGCAGTCGGCGATGCGGTGCGCGTGTGTCGTTCCCTCAGTATgggccgctgcgcagcctgcACGAGGGTGCGAGAAATAGATTCTCTTTGCGAGGAATCGAGCTCGTGTCTCTTCCCTTTTTTCTGACTTTTTCCGtatttcttcttttttcagaCACCAACCAGTTCGGCCCGCCGGACTTGCTCTCGCGCGACTACTCGGGCTTGGTCTCGAAGATTGCTCTCGAGGTGcatcggcgcctcgcctctgtttCGGAGGCGGattcctcttctccttcgtccgcGAGCGAGTTCTTGGAAGAGCCGCGAAAGAGTCCGCTGCACGACGCCTTCGGCTGCGTGCCGTTCGACTACGCGggtctcgccttcgcgctcacGCTGCAGGGGAGCTACGACGTGTAAGACGCATTtagaggcggagaagagaagtcAAGGTCCTGAGGTTTTCGTCAATAACCTAGTTTTAACGCAAAGTGTGGTTTTTACAAAATAGCAGTAAATAAGAGGACCCGCGCAGCAGATCGCGCGCCGTGGAAGGGGCGGCTAAACATCCCATCCTTTGAAACACTTTTTTCTCGCCGTTACAGCGACCTCGAAGCACCAGGTGCAATGTGATCTTACAGTAGAATAGCGGGACATGAGACCAACCTGCGGTAGATAcatcttggatgattgtgTATTTGCGGCTAAACAAAGCGCGCTTTGCAAGTTGAGGCTTGAGGCTCGTTtgcgacgcatgcgcctgctCCCTGagtcctctccctcggcgaGACACGCTCACGGCGCGCCttttctgctgcggcagGTTTTATCTGGTCTACGCAGGTGCCGTGGTAGGGCTGGAGCTCTTCTTTCTACGCTCAAGGTGTATAAAATTCTTTTGTTTCTTACTTGCCTAGTCATTCGCGGGAGCCGACGTCAAGGTCTGGACACGGTCGAGCGTCCGCACTTTGGTCTGCGTCGCGTGGCGAGACTCGCCTGAGGTGCACAGGCGTTTCAACAAGCAACACAGGGTTTCGTTTCTCCTCCAACTCGCGGCGTGGTGGCTGCATCTTGTTTTGAACTTTTTCACTTTTTTTTCAGACACCTGCCTTCGCAAGACGAGACGAGTTCTTCCTCGCTTGCGCTTTTCCTCCAACGCGCATGCCAGCCTGTGAGTCGCTAGGCTCGTTtccgccgacgcggaagTCACAGAAATCGACAGAAGCAGGCGCCTGAATGCGTATTTCACAGGGTGTGACTCCTGCTTTGAGTTCGAACCGGTGATCAAGTCTGCGTCGCAGCACGTTCATCTGCACCTTCCCTTTTTGAGCGAATGCACTGCAGTGGCAGGTGCTTGTATACACGGAACTTCTGGCATGCATTGCTTTACACTTAAATAAAAAAAatcatgtatgtatatatgcaaatgtgtatatatctatgcaTACAGTTTTGTcaatatatatgtgtgaaTGCGTACGCAGAACTCAACCAAGTACTCCGCATGCGTAATTGGGAGTTTAGACGTTTGCCAGCGAGACCGGAAGATGTTTTCCTGCGTTTGTTCGCGTCCGCCTGGCACGCGTGTGCCTTCGTGGGCTTGTGTTGAACCGATCCCAGGCTTAGGTCGCAGCACTTTTGAGAGCGCGTTTTTCTCGCCCTTTGACGGCGTTTTTTTCGCCGTTTCTCTCCCCGTTTTTTTGTTGCTTATCGCTTCTTGTCGCCTTTCGTTTCTTGTTTCTCAGCTGTCCTTGGAGCAACTCGAGAGCAGCGGCTGGATTCAGTTTTTCCTTTACCAAGTCCTCTACTGCGTCGACGTggagaggcccgcgagggAGACCGAAATCAAGAAAGCAGTCCCCTTCCCCTTCCAGCGGCAGCTTCATCTCTCTTGGCTTGACAAAATTCTGATcaacgcgcagccgcaggtgAGTTcgggcggcgctctgcgcatGGCCTCCTGCTCTGCGACTCTGCTTCCGCCTCGggttcgcttcttcgcgggaAAGGCGCCCTTCTTTCCTCTATCGCTCGTCTGCCTTCTTGATGTTTTTTGTCTAAACGGAGTACTGAAAATTGCCTTTGAGTTCAGGGCAGCGAGATGCTCCAGCTGGACGTCGACGCCGCCCTCAAGAGGCTCTTCGTCTCTGACGCGCTGATCAACTGCTCCGCGGGCCGTCCCTGGGATGAGCAGCACTGCTGGTTCGCTGGACACCTCATTCGCTCGAGAAAACTCGCCCTCGAATACGACTACCTGCTTCCGCTCGGTGAGAATTTCCGGACAATCACGAAAAATCCACAGACATCGAGGACGCACGCGACGCAAAAACGTGTATTCGTAGGTGTGGTACAAGATTTGTTTTGGAcgccttttttttgttttcaTGCCGGTGTGTGTGGGCGTGCACACCCCATATCGAGAGGCCAGAGGATGGAGGCGAActggctgccgccgtcggTGGAGAGGCGTCTCGACTGCTCAAGTCACagggagaaaacgagagggagaagacgagaaactCTGAGCTTTTCGTTGAAGCTGCAGTGAAACTTATGTATCTGTATCTGTCtattcatatatgtatacatgcaaGACACACGCAGGGCGATAAACGTACAAATAAACACATATATTTTTATACATAGATGGACGACTATAAACACAGTGCAGCGGAGAGCCGAtagaaggggggggggtggaaGTCGCACTGGAAGACGGGACGACGCGTGTGCATGTCAAGcacggaggaaggcgaggacttAGCTGTGTGCTGCGTGTTCGTCTCTCTCAGGCCCTGGCAGACCGAAGATGTCAGGCTGGCTGGCGTGCAAACGCAGAATTTTCAAGGCCTTCGGCCTCAACGTCGCGACGATTCATCGGTGAGAACTCTGGGCAGCCTCTTTGTACACTTTTCTCTATGCTGCGCTCCTTTTCTCCCGTAACGCTCTCACGCCGTCGATACGCATCTAATTTGCACGTGGCATCTCCATctacgtatatgtatatatataaacatgCATGTATGgatatacagatatacacTGTGCGCTTGAAAatagtatatatatttgaATATGTATTTATGCAGGCTTCTTGTTGTACTTGTGGATGTAGATTTTGCTGAGCTGTCTCTTCTCAGCTGCATTTGCTTGGGTCACGGTTAACTTATTTTGCCGGTGTtaggaggcgcgtgcgcatgcgtttACGTATGCCTGCATTTGCTCATGCACGAAGGTACATGGAGGGATATGCGTGTGAGTGCATGCGGTTTTTGTGTGTGTGATTTAGGTGTTTCTGGTCACTTCTGAGCCTGGAACAGAAGGACGTCCAGCTGACGCGGTTGCTCGCGCAGTTCCCGCCGGTCCTCGAGGCCGTCAAAGACGAGAAACCGGCGTACGAGGAAGACAAAAACCTCCGCTTCAAACGGCACGCGCGGCAGAAATTCGAGAGCTGGCCGCCAGAGAAAATCGAAATCTAGACAGACAACCTCCGCCAGAAATCCTTTGGCTCACCCGTTTCCTTGGATTCTCATGTGCCCTTATATATGCGAATCCgcgtgcgtgcatgcgcggctACACACTGGCGCTCAGTCCACGtgaaaagagaggaagaatgtatatatgtggatATGAGGATACAGTCTTCCAAGCGCCTGCTTAcaggcagcggagagggaggagatgTTTTTGTGTTCTCTCTGCGCAAGCAAGTAAAGAAGGCGGACTCTGGAAACGACAGAGGTATCTGGCCTTACTTGTCTTCACCCGCGCCACTTTCTTTTGCTGATTTGGCGTTCGCTTTTTTTGGCTGCGGGACGCCAGTTCCTCTGCCTTTCCCACTGAGGCGCTCGTTGTTCGCTTTTCGAATCTGTCACTTCTTTCTTCCCGCGACAGCTGGGTTTGTCTCTCCCTGTGTGTCGCGGCTTCTGCACTGTATGTACACTTCTCTCCAGCGAGAGGAGCAGTCTATTGCTGGACTCTGCGTCAGTAGACGAGCTCTTACACAGCTGTGCACAAGCCGAAATATTCGATCAGGCACACGAAAGAGGGAACAAAGGCGAGGAACACCGCAGGCTCGCGCTGTACCTGTAGAGAATCTgactacatatatatatatatatatatatatatatatatatatatctggtCGGCggcatgcatatgcatgcatattaATATCGGAATATGTGTATTTTTGGAGTCATAGATACGGAGCGGGACATCGTTGTCGGGCCTACGTGGCACTTATCAACAAATCCGTTTTCCAGTGCCAAGCTAACATGGTTTCGTGGGACAGCAGCACAAAACACTTTAGTTTTAGTCACCccgagcgaggaaggcctctTTTGTCATAAGGAATCCCGTTCACCCAGTAAGGGCGTGATGACGACATATTTCCCTCTACGTACGagggtatatatatatatatatatataaatgaaGTGGTGTCACTACGAGCCTCCCTGCTGCCGAGTCTGTCGGTGGCGAGATAGGAACGGCGTGTGTCGACAGAAGGGCGCCTCTTCTTGAGTGGATCGCTAAtttgtctctgctgcggagATCACGTGATGACAATTTCAACGGAGATTCTACAACGTAccgccgcacgcagaaggATCGCAACCGCCCTCATAACCATAAGACGACATATTCGTCTGTCTGTtcaccaatatatatatatatatttacgtATAGATAGGTAGGTATGCGCCCCTGTGCATAGTTCCTCAACCGGGGTTCTAGCGCTTTTCACTTTTCCCTTTTTGGAGAGGAAGTCGACGCACCGAGAGTATGGGGCTTTCCGAGAGAATATCCACAGGCTGGCTGGTGGCAGATGTATTGTGGGGGCCGGGAAAGAATGTCTTTTCGCAGAAACAAGGCACGGGTGTACAGACAGCGGAGTGGTAGTAGTTCTCTACCTGAGCCGCCGTTCTTTTTTTTCACGAAGACAGCAGGTGCATTGAGAGAACGAGGTTCTCGAAGAGAGTGTCGACTCCCTGGCCTGTCGTGCTGGATACCTCGAAATACGGAAGTCCGTTCTTCAACGCCCAGAGGCGtccttcgctttcctctACAACGCGGCTTGCGGACTCCGCCTGAACATGCGCAACCTGTCTATGGGGCGCCGATACAAGGCTTTTAAAGCAACTAAAGGGAAGTAGATGACGAAATTACGTCATGAACGCTGCGGTACATACCCGCACTTTCTCAGAATTGCATCTTTCCTGCATGCCCTCTGCGGCCGAGAGGGGACGTGTATCTACACAGAGATCCAATTATTCGTGCCGGCTCGAGCGTTCACTGGAAGACAATAAACTAAtcctcttctgcagcagcggttTGAGAGCCGATTCTCCGCCAGGGCAATGCATTTGGAAAACTTATATATAGATTTGGATAAACATACGCATTCAGGCACGCATGCAAAAACATACATTTGTGTAGTTACATATTTccgagagacgcgaaaccGCATACACGTAGAGAAGCGCTTGTCGAGCAGGCCGTGGGCTTCGTTGGTCTCACCTTGTTCCCACACAGGAAAAGGCTGAAGCGATGGTCGTCGAGGAGCGGCTGAAGAACTGACAGCCATGAAGAGAGATTCTTGTACGAAGCTCGCGAAGTGACGTCAAAGACAAGCACAACTGCGTCTGACTCCTTGTAGAATTCTTTTCTCATTTCACCGAAAACTGCGTCGCCGGAGAGGTTCCAGAAATGGAGACAGACATTCTCGTTCCTGAGAAAATCCAATAAAAAAGATTGGCCACGTCCTCTCCGACGCAGAGTTGATCACCCCTGCGAATTGaactcctcgtcgctcggAGGCTATACCGGAGACTGGGGAAAACGTATGGCTACGTGAGGACGCAGGCATATATAACTATATACGTATCTTtccatatctatatatgcgCATATCAGCCGCTTCCTCTGTGAGGCGAATGGTTGCCATGCGATTCAATCGAACTTTGGTGCTTTTCTCAAGTTTTCGCAGCATAACTGCGTCGGTGCGTGGCATTTCTGAAAGAGGAGTTCTTCGTTTGAATAGGGGGAATTCTCCCGATGTCACAATTTCATTCGGAGACCACGCGTAGCGAGTACGAGGTTCTCGGAACCGCGCCATAGCGGCGCTTACGGCAGCACAATTACATGCCAGTACCAAGTACTTGCGCATATGTAAACGCACATGTTCGCGGCACACGCTGCTCCAAAACACCATTATCGCTGCTGGTCTTTTCAGTTACGCACTTTATTCGAATAGTCTTCCTCAGATAGTCTACGCCGATCGTGGGACCCGCCTCGACACCCAGGCCTTCCCTGCGCGTAGGATCCGTTCCGTTGACAAAACACTGCAAAAGCGTAGTTTTGCCGACGCCAAcgtcgccgacgacggcgacccGAATCGGCTTCGAGGGCTGTGGAACTGGATCCACAGGCTGGCGCGTGATAGGAGTGAATGCCAGCATGGTGGTTAGACGGCGACTGCATGCTGCCCTACTAACGTTTTCTCGGACATAATGCGGTATCAGTTAGCTCTAAGGAACCGCTGAGCAGCGCGAAGGCATTCGTCCGCCTGTGTGGAGGTATGCCATCCCGAAACAGCTATTCGCACCGCGCGAGCGTTCTTGCGCATGCGCAAGCGTCCCCGCGTGGTACGCCGCGGTAGCGCGAGACTTCCGTACGGGGTTAGCAGCGGCGTTCTTTTCAGCTATCGTATTGGACTTGCCTCCAGCAAATGCCTGCGTGAGACCTCCCGAGAAGGCTCTCTGTAGGGACGGcttcctgcatgcgctctgTTGTCGGAGGGCTGACAAGCTGTGCCGTGCGAACTCTTTCCAGCAAAAGCGCGGCTCTACACAATCCAGACGTCCACGGTAGCATTGTCCTCTTGTGTTAGGACATCCAAGAGGTTCTTGCGGTCAACAGACGACCGCAGGGGAACGCGAGTATCGATACCCAGACACAACTACGTATGGCTTTGCACATGCGAGTCCTTGTCGTTCGCCTGTGTAGTGTGTAAGGCTGAGCAACGCTTTCCCTGGCGCGGCCGAAACCTGCCGCGATATCCTGCCACGGTTCAGGAGCTGTATTACCGAAGTGCATTGTGGCGAGACACAATCTCTaggaagccgcagagggTTGGGGCTGCTCGACACGAACACGAAGCAATGCCTTGTTTCTCGGCGATGGTAGTTTTCTGGTCTAGCTGGCCAACGAGCAACTCGGAGTACCGTCCCGAGGCGACGATACACAACTCCTCCGACACCGGTCGGCAACGGGCGACCAGCAAGGCGACTTTGAGGCAGTTCAACCCGGACAGCCCTTGAAAactctcctctgcgtgtaGGACCACTTCTGCGCGGAGTGGAAATTGAAAGGTGGATATGCTCGGGAATGCGTGCCGCGTCGCGCATAAAACTAGTATGACGCACAAGGCCCCTAACTCGCTTCCTCTATATGGCTGATGCGTTTCGCACCGCATCCTAATCGGCA
This DNA window, taken from Besnoitia besnoiti strain Bb-Ger1 chromosome III, whole genome shotgun sequence, encodes the following:
- a CDS encoding hypothetical protein (encoded by transcript BESB_049880), translated to MLVTHVPRRARLQSVAPSKTRRGFLSSSSSSLLSPLSPSLPSSSSADGGRPARPLLRLSAPSSSVALSASSVPSPFSSLSSPSSLSSFSLPGGKEVRRFIGVMASLSSGQMTTREYEEAFLPRRLKRIKVFSSPPPSELPAHFHKRLDHAYSNPRSILKLYRQYMRKDDQPAYDWLVRCFCQLGNTFGFNSFWATKDKQVIHALPSFKFLVYDLIERKHLIQPQQVPRLLYALACLEYRSWHLLPTLLEHVEANLQKWRTPTLANLALTLSLMGVGDDKPDTNQFGPPDLLSRDYSGLVSKIALEVHRRLASVSEADSSSPSSASEFLEEPRKSPLHDAFGCVPFDYAGLAFALTLQGSYDVHLPSQDETSSSSLALFLQRACQPLSLEQLESSGWIQFFLYQVLYCVDVERPARETEIKKAVPFPFQRQLHLSWLDKILINAQPQGSEMLQLDVDAALKRLFVSDALINCSAGRPWDEQHCWFAGHLIRSRKLALEYDYLLPLGPGRPKMSGWLACKRRIFKAFGLNVATIHRCFWSLLSLEQKDVQLTRLLAQFPPVLEAVKDEKPAYEEDKNLRFKRHARQKFESWPPEKIEI
- a CDS encoding Ras family protein (encoded by transcript BESB_049890); the encoded protein is MLAFTPITRQPVDPVPQPSKPIRVAVVGDVGVGKTTLLQCFVNGTDPTRREGLGVEAGPTIGVDYLRKTIRIKNENVCLHFWNLSGDAVFGEMRKEFYKESDAVVLVFDVTSRASYKNLSSWLSVLQPLLDDHRFSLFLCGNKAESASRVVEESEGRLWALKNGLPYFEVSSTTGQGVDTLFENLVLSMHLLSS